AACAGTTTTCACATGATTTAATATTAGGACAATCTGTCACGTACAATCACAGTTTGTGAAAATTAACTGTCTCAAACGTAGGTTGTTTCTTTTTCAGTTAGCCATACTCAACTCAGCATGCATTGATTAAAAAAGGAAACACATCAAATCACATCAGAGCATGTCAAAGTTAAAAGGAGTTCAACATGGAAAGTGCAAATACACATAATTAGTAAGATCAAAGTTACATAAAGTACACATTTGTGTAAATTACCTCCACAGACGTAGTATTGCTAGATACAAGGGTTGCATGCATAATAATGAAACAAAGAAGACTCAACGAAAAGGCCAAATTAAGAACTGCAAAAATGTATACAATTGTTAGTAACTTGAAAAGAAAGTGATGGGAGTAATATCCAGAGAAAAATCACCAGCTAAGGGAACTATTTACCAAAAGCTGTAAAAACAACAGCAAGATTTCCAGCAGAAGTGGAACGATTCTTGGCGTCACCGAAGAATTTGAAAAAATGAGGCAGCAAAACTAAAGTATCCATTGTCGTCTCCAGGAATGTATAAAGCTTTATGCCAAAAGGTAAAAGAAAGATAGAAAGCAGAACAAAAGAGTCAGGAAACAACAAATTGAAGAAAAGAGCCTCCACTCTGCCTTTGTGTGAAGGGTTTTTCCTAGTTTCAAACCTAGAATTTGATAAGCATAAAATATAAATCTTGAAGTATTTCTTAATTCCTAAAAAGTAAAGGCCTTATCTATTTAGTAATGGATGGAAAAAGCATGTGAGTTTAccaaaaaaagaaggaaaaacttATAGTTGTGGGCTCCTACACAATTCACCACCCAAATGCAATGGTGATCCATCTTAAGCACACATCTTTGGCCTACAAAATCACAACATTGAAAACTATAAAATGTTGGGGGCAATAACATTTTCTCACTCACATGAGCAACTCCAAGATTCAAGCATTGTAGAAATGTCTCAGCATTTCAACAAGTTTACATACAAATAGCTTTTAAATAATCAAGAAGTTTAACTTACAAACAGAACAATGATGACATCGTGGTGGCTTGCCAGTTTGGCAACGCGTGCAATAGCCTGCTGGCTGTCTTCTTTCTAGTCCATCTAAAGACTGTGTGGAAGACGAAGCATCAGGAGCTAACTGATCTGAATGTGTAGGATAAGCACTAGCCTGCAAATTATCTTCCTCCGCTGAAGGTTTCCAATTTTCAGGGACAGCACCAGGGTTTTTAAAGACTACCCTAAAGTAGCTCCACAATAATAGGATAAGCTGCAAAACAAAATGCCTCATTTGTGAGTACACAACAAGAAGGCTCTAGCATCCTTTACATGTTTTTCGAACAAACCTTAGTATGTAGTTagtagtaaataaaaaaaataaaaatgactaGCATTTTCACTACATTTGGAGTATGCTGGCCAGGGGAAATTGACGAAACTAATAGTGTTTTGAaccaaaataattttctttaaacCACTTGCTCATAACGACTCTTTTTTGTACCAGAAAGTTTACCACGATCTGAAAAATAGTCCTAAATAAAGTTATTTTCCTCATCAAGAAAAGTCATGTTGACTCAGAATTTCATTTGTAGCTGATCAGAGCAAGAATAGGTATCAATTAAATCCAACGCAATTCAACTTAGTGAAATAAAACTATTGGTCAAAGCATTCCGATTACTGAGACCAACCCTTTTATGTTACGAAAATAATTATCACTCTCTGGATCCTAATGAcgaattaattcaaaattaaagtCGAAACTCACCTTCTAAGGCAAAAATGTCACAACTACCATTCAACCCTTTTCCCAGAAAACCCAGAACATAAAATCCAAACGGCAGAATTCCTATTTTCTCATCACCCAAAACAAAAACTGAAAATTTAAGATGGGTGTGAACAGAATCATGAGAATTACCAGAGCATGGAAGAGTACGATGACAGAGAAGGCGAAGAAGGAGTGGAGACCACCACGAAGGAGCTGGGGTCCACAGATGAAGACAACAACGGCATAGTAAGAGACGGCAATGATGGCGGCGACCAAGAGGATCATAAGGTAGCCGAGGAATTTAAGGCCGGAGCAGAGCCTGAAGACGTTGATCTGCATAGCGGGAGGGAGGAGAGATGGTGGGGCAAAGCCGAATTGAATGCGTGGAATGAGTGGAGCTCTGCCTCGTCGTGGGAAAAGTCGTTTCCAGATATCCGAAGCCAGCTTTTATCGCTCGGCGCTTTACTCAAACTCCCCACCTTTACAGTTTCCACTCGCTGcaacaatctctctctctctctctctctctctttcttttatgtttttgCATTCAACGATTCTTTCTTTCTGTGTATGGTATTGGTATTTCTTTTCTGGTGTTTCGAGTAACAAGTTTTGTactattttacatttttaatacaAATGATTGACTCCCTCTCCTCTAATACCAAACTCCAAATCAAATTAGtgtgaaatatatatattgaGGATAATTATTCTAAAGGGGTCTTTTATCGTTAGGATTTTAAGTGTTTTTTAATCTATAAATAGTTTTTAGTACGATTTTTTTTAtcactgtgtatattgtagctatttagagcattttgcaaattttcaaaaaattatgaatagaattttaaattttttgaaaatttacaggatgctctaaatagcagCAATATAcaaagtcataaaaaaaatcgcgccaaaaactgttcacagatcgagaacactgagagccctaccgatagggcttaaagtggaGCTCCGGTGaaaaaattctcatatatatatatatatatatataacacgcATTTATTATACTTTTAATACAAA
This genomic interval from Humulus lupulus chromosome 8, drHumLupu1.1, whole genome shotgun sequence contains the following:
- the LOC133797434 gene encoding probable protein S-acyltransferase 12, whose protein sequence is MQINVFRLCSGLKFLGYLMILLVAAIIAVSYYAVVVFICGPQLLRGGLHSFFAFSVIVLFHALLILLLWSYFRVVFKNPGAVPENWKPSAEEDNLQASAYPTHSDQLAPDASSSTQSLDGLERRQPAGYCTRCQTGKPPRCHHCSVCQRCVLKMDHHCIWVVNCVGAHNYKFFLLFLLYTFLETTMDTLVLLPHFFKFFGDAKNRSTSAGNLAVVFTAFVLNLAFSLSLLCFIIMHATLVSSNTTSVEVYEKKRAVRWQYDLGKKRNFEQVFGTKKVLWFFPLFSKDDLDNIPALQGLEFPTRADVEV